A genomic window from Agrobacterium larrymoorei includes:
- a CDS encoding DUF2256 domain-containing protein encodes MPKQRKKSELPSKICPVCGRPFVWRKKWAKDWDHVKFCSQRCRESK; translated from the coding sequence ATGCCGAAACAGCGCAAGAAATCCGAACTGCCGTCCAAGATATGCCCCGTCTGCGGGCGTCCCTTCGTCTGGCGGAAGAAATGGGCGAAAGACTGGGATCATGTGAAATTCTGCTCCCAACGATGCCGCGAATCGAAGTGA
- a CDS encoding DedA family protein: MAFEQFVTDYGIAAVLIGSGVEGETVAFLGGVLAHKGMFPYWQVAVAAALGSFLADQILFYLGRYASGINAVKRLTAKPAMTRVTSWLEKHPNAFIFFFRFVYGIRTISPVAIGLSSISPLRFFAINLVSAATWGTLITAVGYGLGQAIETLIGRLGLGHHMAIAIIPALAVIAAIAFGAHHYLRSSEKT; encoded by the coding sequence ATGGCTTTTGAACAATTCGTCACCGATTACGGCATCGCGGCCGTATTGATTGGCTCCGGGGTCGAGGGAGAGACCGTGGCATTCCTGGGCGGCGTGCTTGCCCACAAAGGCATGTTTCCATACTGGCAGGTGGCCGTTGCCGCCGCGCTGGGCTCATTCCTGGCGGATCAAATTCTTTTTTATCTCGGGCGCTATGCCAGCGGCATCAACGCCGTCAAACGCCTGACCGCAAAACCCGCCATGACGCGGGTTACCTCATGGCTCGAAAAGCACCCAAACGCCTTTATCTTCTTTTTCCGCTTCGTCTACGGCATTCGCACGATCAGCCCGGTCGCAATCGGACTTTCTTCCATTTCGCCGCTTCGCTTCTTTGCCATCAACCTGGTCTCCGCCGCCACCTGGGGCACTCTCATCACCGCCGTTGGCTATGGACTGGGGCAGGCAATCGAGACTCTGATCGGAAGGCTCGGGCTTGGCCACCACATGGCCATCGCCATCATTCCTGCCCTTGCCGTCATCGCCGCCATCGCATTCGGTGCGCATCACTACTTGCGGTCCTCGGAGAAGACATAA
- a CDS encoding lysozyme, translating to MPINKIAPTRRGKAAVAGVLAAIAAGGYAAYDRYAVAGRMHPAVILAVEKAIIPWEGLVLTSHWDPFAKIWDICYGETQGIGPGMTKTKAQCRDMLLRRVHDDYYQPIMQCSPKLAAAPVSVRASMISGSYNFGVGAWCRSTAKARIEAGQWRAACEAQTAFNRAGGRIVRGLVNRREMGDAQRVGEAELCVSGL from the coding sequence ATGCCGATAAACAAGATCGCGCCGACGAGGCGCGGTAAGGCGGCCGTTGCTGGTGTCTTAGCCGCGATCGCAGCCGGTGGATATGCCGCTTATGACCGTTACGCTGTTGCCGGGAGGATGCACCCTGCCGTCATTTTGGCCGTGGAGAAGGCCATCATTCCCTGGGAAGGGCTGGTGTTGACGTCCCATTGGGATCCGTTCGCGAAGATCTGGGACATTTGTTATGGCGAGACGCAGGGCATTGGCCCTGGCATGACGAAGACGAAGGCGCAGTGTCGCGATATGCTCTTGCGCCGCGTGCATGATGATTATTATCAGCCGATCATGCAGTGTTCGCCGAAGCTTGCGGCTGCACCTGTCAGCGTTCGCGCGTCGATGATTTCGGGATCCTATAATTTTGGTGTCGGGGCCTGGTGCCGGTCGACGGCGAAGGCTCGGATTGAGGCTGGGCAGTGGCGGGCGGCGTGTGAGGCGCAGACGGCGTTTAATCGGGCGGGTGGGCGCATCGTGCGCGGGCTCGTCAATCGCCGTGAGATGGGGGACGCGCAGCGTGTCGGTGAAGCCGAGCTTTGTGTGAGCGGCCTATGA
- a CDS encoding DUF7940 domain-containing protein, translating to MLKRAWSIRWIVLAGLFSGLEVALPLIDGYLDIPRGLFAALSGAATCAAFISRILVQKGIIDADKQDRADEAR from the coding sequence GTGCTGAAGCGCGCCTGGTCCATTCGATGGATCGTGCTCGCCGGTCTGTTTTCTGGTCTGGAAGTCGCTCTCCCCCTCATCGACGGCTATCTCGATATCCCTCGCGGCCTGTTCGCCGCCCTCTCCGGAGCCGCGACCTGCGCGGCCTTTATTTCCCGAATACTCGTCCAGAAAGGAATAATCGATGCCGATAAACAAGATCGCGCCGACGAGGCGCGGTAA
- a CDS encoding glycosyltransferase family A protein yields the protein MDNRGTAAVTMVVTSCNRFDLLERTLSSFTAHNDYPIRRLILIEDSGNLAVKTVADKFPELNIEVIINSPSLGQYASIDKAYSMVDTEFIFHCEDDWEFSQPDVIRNSVLLMEADPSIALVWPRSDAGAPPWLKKRPYQELNGVSMRPIDPKAHHVWGNFTFNPGLRRLSHYKMMPGGYSAMGEARTSIYLKRQGYRAVVLANGGVRHIGGEGRSTGSAFATIATGKKTSKLSGRISRARLSLRRRLSHMMWRLSLFFASEKS from the coding sequence ATGGACAACCGCGGAACAGCTGCAGTCACTATGGTTGTGACGTCTTGTAATCGCTTCGATTTGCTGGAGAGGACGCTTTCGTCCTTTACTGCCCACAACGATTACCCGATCAGGCGGCTTATCCTGATCGAGGACTCGGGCAATCTCGCGGTAAAAACCGTTGCTGATAAATTCCCAGAACTCAACATCGAAGTAATTATAAATTCGCCAAGCTTGGGACAATATGCCTCAATTGATAAGGCATATTCTATGGTAGACACTGAGTTTATTTTCCACTGCGAAGATGACTGGGAGTTTTCCCAGCCGGATGTTATTCGGAACTCGGTTTTGCTTATGGAGGCTGACCCCTCTATAGCTCTCGTGTGGCCGAGGAGTGATGCAGGCGCTCCTCCGTGGCTGAAAAAACGCCCGTACCAAGAACTCAATGGTGTGTCGATGAGACCAATCGACCCGAAAGCGCACCATGTATGGGGAAACTTTACCTTCAATCCCGGGCTACGCAGACTTTCGCATTATAAGATGATGCCGGGAGGATACTCGGCAATGGGTGAAGCACGCACTAGCATCTATCTTAAACGGCAAGGTTATCGCGCTGTCGTTCTCGCTAACGGCGGCGTTCGGCATATCGGCGGAGAAGGTAGATCGACCGGCAGTGCGTTTGCGACTATCGCTACAGGCAAGAAGACATCGAAGCTGTCTGGCAGAATTTCGCGCGCTCGGTTATCTCTTAGACGCAGGTTATCGCACATGATGTGGAGGCTTTCGTTGTTCTTTGCGTCAGAAAAATCGTAA
- a CDS encoding DUF7940 domain-containing protein: MLITNWQEVLKRAWSVRWIVLAGVLSGLEVFLPIIDGNVDIPRGLLAALSGFATCAAFISRILVQKGSTDFDIQDRDNEAR, translated from the coding sequence ATGCTCATCACAAATTGGCAAGAGGTGCTGAAGCGCGCCTGGTCCGTCCGGTGGATCGTGCTCGCCGGTGTTCTCTCGGGGCTCGAAGTCTTCCTCCCCATTATTGATGGCAATGTCGATATTCCTCGTGGTCTGCTTGCCGCGCTCTCGGGTTTCGCAACATGTGCCGCCTTCATCTCCCGAATCCTCGTTCAGAAAGGTTCAACTGATTTTGATATACAAGATCGCGACAACGAAGCGCGGTAA